The DNA segment CCGCAGAGGAGACGACCGTCTGAGCAGGGCTGGCAAAGAAGCAGGGAAAGAAGCACGGTCGATCGCTCGTGAAGGAGCGGTACTTGATGACCCGCGCGTGCCCCGTCGACGCTCTcaacagcagcgtcgacatGTGAAGGTAGTGAATGGAATCGACCTCGGCGGGGCTCGCGCGGTATGGCTGCACAGGGCTAGTCGCGACAGCCACAAACGGCGTCACACGCGCGTCTAGTGCTCTCATGGTAATCGGCGTCAGAGACCCGATAATTTTGTACTCGGATGGCGGGAggcccacctcctccagcgtctcACGCTGTGCTGCGTTGCGTAGCGTCTCGTCGGCATCGACGTGGCCACCCGGGAAGCTCATTTCGCTCTTGTGTGAGCCCATCGTCGCAGTGCGCTTCGTGAGCGTGATGCACATATCCTGAAAGCCGTTCTCCGTCGCTGCGGGGGATAGCAGCACGAGCACGGCAcactggcgcggcgccgtcagctgCACTGGCGCTTTTTGCGGTGAGAAGCCGACAGTTGAGACGGTGCCTTTGTTGACGGTGAGGAGGTAGAAATGAGACGGGAAGGTGACCGACTCGATAGGAAAGTCAAGCGCTCGTTGCATCAGTGGCACCCACCCCTGCGTGCTCTGTGGCAaacgcgccgctgcggctgtggccCGGATCAtgtggcgacgacgtcggTTAGAGCGAAGTACAGTGTGGGGATAGGAGAAGCGGAGAGGAGACGTGTGAcagcacatgcacgcacacaggcacacacatgGGCGTTTTAGCAAGGGAGTAGAACGAGAGCAGAGGTGCCCGACGGAGATGAGTATGTATATGCACGTATGCCTGACAGTCTTCTCCGCAAGTAGAGTGTGTGATAAGCGCACGTACAAAGCAAGTCAAGAAGATGCGAGAGCTCGCGCCACGACTGGGttactcctcctccttcgcaaCTCACTGGCCGCCGGGAGtggacggggaggggggagtcGAGAGGATacagagaagagcgagagaagagcgggTATTTTCGAGGCAGTGCGCACCGATGCAAGGCATACACTGACGGAGAGCAATGACGAGCAACGTTTTCCATCCACAGGAGACACCGGTAGCGCAGAGAAGGAGTAGTAAAAGAAACGGAAAGCGTAGAGACCGCGACCTACAGCACGTATGCAACGCGGCTGCAAGCACGCCCCAGCGATTCGCATGCTGCGCGTTCCTCCATCTGCACTGAGCAGTGTGGGCGTCCTTTCGTATTTTCTTTTGCGACGCTGTCTGGTTTGCACAGTGGGCGTTCTTCATGCACAACAATTGTTTGCCCCGTGCAACGAAGCCAACCAAAAAGGACCTGTCCGCCAGCAAGCAGACGGGCGGGCACGACAACACGCTGAGCTCCGTCGTCACGCAGGCGGCACCAGCCACATGacagacacatgcacacatgcaacAAGGACAAGTGGGAGAAGGCgaggtgcgcacgcatgcaagCCACCTTACGCCAAAGCACACGCCCGCGCCACCCCTCGCCTCTCATTCGCCACCGAACTTGACGCCTTGGTAGGGCTGTGTCGCGGTCCCGTCGAGGTTAAAGAGAGTCACCTTGAAGGGGCGCATCGCCGACACGGGGCGATGGTTCACAGCGTGCAAATACGTGCGAATCGCCTGCTCCTCGGAGAGGCGGCCGACATCAGCAACTGGAACGGCAGCAGAGGAAAATCGCGCGAGATACGCTGGGCGAGTCTGCCCGTAGCCGAGGGCTGCGCCGCTAGCGAGCTCGTCGAAGGTCATGACTGTGCCCTTTTTCGAGAGCATtgccgtcgtctgcaccTCGCCGTGGTCGAGAATGTAGCGCAGCAACGTCTCCTCCATCCCCTTGAACCCGTCCTCCGTCGTGCACACGAGCACAGAGAAGTCCCTGGGGCCGCCGTCTGAGACGATAACGGCGTGGTTCGGGTGGCGTGCAACGAGCGACTGCAGCATCGTGTGAGCGGCCTCTGGGCTCAGACGCTTGTCGATGGCCGGGTTGTAGAAGATGTCGCTCTGGGTAGTATAGAAGCGCAGAAGGGCATTGGTatcgccgccggcggtgcgctgGGCGTGGTAGATGGCGTGGTCGAGAAGGAGGTTCGACCACAGCGTGCACTGCCTGTCCAGCGTAGCCGGTGAGTGCTGCTCGGTGAAGAAGGGCGGCAGCCCAAAAAAACTCCAGTGTTCGGAGGGCATGGGTGCGGCACGTCTCGGAGAAAGTAAGCccctgcgcagcgcacggcgaGTCACTTAGaaacaaagagaaaaagCCGGCGAAAGGCGTTGGGCACCAGTGCGCAACAGCTACTGCAGTGATGCTCTGTAACCCGCACCCAGCAGTGCGCAGTGGCGGGCAAGAtggtgtgtgcgcacactcacgcacaacTTAAAGCACCGAGCCTTCAGAGGTGCTACGCCGGCGACTCTAGACACGGCGAAAAGACGAGAAAGGACCGCGTTATATGCGGCAGGGGAGGCGTGAGAGAGGTACCTGTTCTTTCGGGGGCAAATGAACCCGCTTCGTCGTCAAGAGGGTGCCACGTCGGTAGGAAGTGGAAATCCCTTCGAAGCGCTGTGCGCGAccaacacacgcgcacacacatatatacatataaGCCCATACACAAGTGATCAGCACAGCGCCTCATTTCTCAAGTGCAGCCTAGCTTCTTTACGtcacagaggaagaggggccTGTTACACGACGCCGAGTAAAATGGTTGACACGCAGGACCatccctccccaccccgccGCGTCGTTGCCAGGAGGTGATGTCCGCCTCAAAGAGCATGGGGCACAAAGGAAGCAAGGCCTCGATGCTCGGAGAGCTGCATCACCGGAATCCGGTGCAACAACGCGAGGGGCAGCTCTGTTCCTCGCCTTCGTCTGCTCACCTCGCTCATCCGTGATTTTTTGTTTGGTTTTCCTGGGGCCCATCCATAGCGCCAACGCGAGTCTCAAATACAAATAGCGTCCAGAAACCAAGGgaaaggaaggaaaaggcggCAGAGAGCACACGAAGGATCGATGCAACAGACGGAACAGCAGACAGGCAGACaacgaaagagagagagagacccaTCACTCTGCGCCCAATCCCCTTCCCTcactctcctcctctggCGCTGTGTTATTCTCGCTTACTAGCAACATCGAATCagtcacacacgcgcagggggagagagaggagggagggggtaaGAAACGACGCGGGaacgcgcacagacacacggagatggcccacacacacggacagcaacagcggcgctcCTTGTCGCTCCCTCCGAGCTATGCAGCCAGTCTTCCCTCAACGATACCTCCAACCTCACCCCGTTCACTTCCGGTCCCTCTCCTGCGCCGTACGGATCCCATCTTTCTTTGTGCGCTCCGTGcgcttgctttttttttgttcttcgCTCGCCGACCATATCGTCCTCTAGTGCACCGCCGTGATGACCTCTACTCCGTTCTTCGTCACCGCCTTCACAAAGAAGTATGAGTTGCTGATGACGACGCGGCGCTTCACCTCATCGCAGCACTTCTGCATGAGCTCAAGGCCCTCCTGTTGGGTCAAATCAGGACGCCAGAGGCAATCTAGCAGAGCAGTCACAAAGCAAGCTCCGTAGCCATGGCAACCATACGGCACAGCCTGCAGGGTGCCGAGGTAGTCCAAGTAAAACAGCTGCGGTCCCACCGCACCGTCGTCATCCTCGGAAACCGGCATGTCGTAGCCGGCAAAGAGGCAGTTCACCTGGTAAGCCCCCTCGCGACTGCGGATCGCACTGGCGAGGCAGTTGCGCATGAAGTTCGCCGTTGAAtcgcagctgctgtggcgccCGTGCTGGCGCATGCGGTTGAGCATGAGGTTGCACTTTACGTATTCGGTGAAGTTCACGCGAGGGCCATTCTCGCCAGTGCACGCGATCAGCTGATGTGTGTCAAGCTGCGTAATCTTGTCCTCCGCGTCGGTTATCTTGATGTAGTAGAAGGCGTTGAGGCCGGCCGCAGCGACCATGACGTAGTCCTGGCAGCGGAACGCAATCGCAGTCTCCGCCAttgtgcttgtgcgcgttCGTGTTGGGGAAGGGGGACGTTGTCGAGGGTGCACCAATGAAGCGCCAGCACCGAAGAAAAAtcgggagaagagaggatGACGCGAAGACGCGCAGAGGTGCAAAGCAGAATGGGTGCGAAATCTTGTGAGCGGGTCTGGAGGACGGAGAGACTTTGTGCGGTGCCAGCGATAGTCCAAACGAGAGAGACACTGGAGAGCGAGGGGCGGAGGTAAAGAAGAAGAGTGAGGGCGGGCGCAAGGGATCAGCCGAGAGTACGATCAAGGAAACCAGAAGAACCCCGATGGCGAAAGGAAGTGCAACAACGTCCGCACACAAGCTAAGCGCGCAGTAGCTGCAGGGGACGGGGGATGAGGGAAAGCGAAGCGGCCAGCGTGGAACGCGTCATGGTCGGGATGCATGAATAGGAGAGTCAGTGAGGGCGCGTGTGATTGTCATCGATTGAAAAGACTACCGTGAGGCTGTCCTCGCTGGGCAGTCGTCTTTTCTTCGCTGTCGTCACTCTCGAGCATCAAGAGCGATCCCGCAACTATGCACAACTGAGGTGCTGGAAAAGAGGGATTGCTGTGAGGTCGTCAACACAGCAGCATCCCCTTTTCGGATATTGCTGTTCTTTCTTGCATAGGCAGCAGAGAAAGCTGgagaagtgtgtgtgcgtgtgcgtgtgtgtgtgtgtgtgtgagtgctGGCAGCTGATGGACAGCTGACGCCTTGCTCAGGCGCGATTGCACCCAAACACACATACGATCGAAGCATGAACGACGGAAACCCGTTGCGTCGAGTGCGGCTcctgcggcgcgacggcgcgaAGGTAGGTCCCGCACCGCCAACTCCCCCTGCCGGCACACTCCTCCGCCACTTCCAGCGGTGTTCGCCAGCGGCCAGCGGCTCTGCTGCAGACTCGCACCACAATCCCCTCCACGTTCTCCAAATTTGGCCCGAAACGCGTCGTGAAAAGCGAGAAGGTGCGCCGCTGTCTCGCCAAACTCGGACTCGCGATCAAGCCGCGGGTCAGAGGATTGCAGCGCGTGCTTGTTGGCGTGGAGGATGTCCTGCACGTGAAAGCAGGTGAGATGAGACGGTGCAACGCCACGACCGTTGTGGTTGTCGAGAAGTTCGCCAAGGCACAGCAggcagcgcaccaccgccacaaaGAGCAGCTTGACCTTACAGGCGATGTGAAGCAGCGTGTTACCGGCTCCATCGGCGTGGTGCACTGCCTCAGGGTACACGTGGAGAGCCTCCGCCGGGGCAGCGCAGTAGCCACTCCaagccgcctccgcagcgtcTGCCCTCCATTCACAGACCGGACAAGTTGTGAAGCgcactgccgctggtgcATAACTGAGGTGAGGCGGATGTGGCGCGAGGCTGAAAGTCTTGGCTGCAACAGCCCGACGCGGAGGCAAGCCGTCGTCTCATGCGCACCCCGGCAGGATACAGAGTAGACTTACGAGATGCCAGAGCGGGCGGATCGTCCGCCCACAGGCGCAGCGAATAGGTCTCCTCCGCAGTCACTGTATTGTATTCCTGCTCCGGCGTGTGCTCCCGAGTTGCGTCCGCCACCAGCTGCGCTAGGTGAACGCAGGAGATCTGTCATTTTCGACGGCACAGCCGCCTGCCGCTGGTGAGTCGAGCAGGGTGCGTCCTACACGACATCTTTTCCTGCCCTCGGGTGCCCTGAGTGAACCGCTCAAACCACGGCTGGTCATCGGTGATGCGTTGCTTGATGACCGCCTGCCAGGCCTCCAGATCCCCCAGGCGGCCATCGACATCCTCACCAGATGCAACGCAGCTGTGTTTCGAGCCGTCGTAGGCTACAAGCAGCATATCCTTCCGTATTGGTCCGGCAGCCTACATGACCAGTCGTGAGGCATCTCGCTCATTATCTACCTGTGGCGCCAAACGACGCCTCACTCGTACGCGCCCGGAGACACGATGTACGCCGAGAACAATCACAGCGACGCGCGCTCCGTTGGAGATCCTTCTACGCGGAGACAGAGGTATGAGTTGTTGGAGTAGAAAGAAAGTTTTGAttcgcagcagccgtacCACCAAGACCAAGTCGGCGTGTAGCCATCGCGTAAGACACCGTGTACGAACCGGCAGCAGCATTATTTGAGTAAGGGGTAAGAGCGGGGGGGGCGCAAGTGCATGCGCGCAAATACGCATACACATGAATAACGATGGCCGGCCTACACCTGTGAAGGTTAGGCAGCGTAGGCAACAGTTGTCCACCAGCACAGGAGGAGAACGGATTGCGCGAACGACTTCATCCGGCCCTTCGCCGCCTACGTGTAAAAGATGTTTTTATTTTTATGCCGACATCAAGCGATCGGCACAAGCTCAGACATGCCTTCTGTGAACTCTGTAAGCCGGCCCTCTTTATTCATATGCTTCATGTATTccgtgtgggggggggggtatgcatgtgtatgctGGCGGGCGGGCGTGATGGCGGTccatgcacacgcactcagCTCAGCATAGCGGCCAtccgcacaagcacgcatacATCCAGCCTATGCAGTGGATACCGGCAAACAAAAAGGCAAGGAGCGACTCGACTTCATTTTTCTCTCGGACACCTCCTTTGCAAGAGGCGGCTCACCGCAAAACACACAGCGgcaagggaagagaaggagagaaagagagagcgacaccGGTGAGGAACCGCAGGCCGTATTGGCGTCGATGCCGTGCCTCCACGGAGCATCGCACCTGCCCTTTTCTCCCCCCACTAACCTGCCAGCACCCGCGCTAGCAGTGAGGTAAGCCGAGATGCCGAGAGACAGCCTGTGTCCTGGGTCGCCCTCAACAACGCTCTGCCCACTCGATTTCCACCCCGCGCCTCACTTCCTCTGCAGccccttctccagcaccgtGCGGCATGGGCGATAGGTCTTGCGGTGTATCGGGCACAGTCCGTTCTTGGCCACGTACTTCATGTGCTGCTCGACCGGGTATCCTTTGTTTTCCCGAAAGCCGTAGCCGGGGTAGAGGGCGTCGATGTAGTTCATGAGCTCGTCACGGGTGACCTTGGCGAGacacgacgcggcggcgatggagagGCTGCGCTTATCGCCCTCGATGATGGGCTGCACGTCGCCACCAATGCGAACGCTGGTGAAGTAGTCGTAGCTCGGGCCCGGTACGGCATGGCCGTCGATGAGAACTAGCGGAGGCTGTATTGGTTCGAAGTCGAAGTACTCGGTGGCCCCTTTCAGGAGCTCCAGGTGATGCGGCACCTGATAGCGTTTCTCGTTGTCGTGgttggcggcggtgcagaagCGGCTGAACAGGTACTGCGCAATGCTGGATgagcgcggccgcggcgccgcctcgtgcgAGAAGCGCGCGTCGCTCAGCATGTGCCAAATAGACTGAGCGGAGCGGTGCATCGTGTTCATGGAGGCGTTGTAGATGTTGTACTCATCAATGTAGGTGTGGTTGGCGATGCCGATGGACCAGAAGTACACATAGTTGCCTGCGCTGTTGTACCCGTGATAGGTGATCAGATACGGCGTTTGCATGGAGATCAGCTTCTTGAAGGGCAGTTTCGATAGCTTCACGTGGGAGTCGAACTTCTTACTGCTAAGCGCTAACGATGTCGCCTCATCACCGGCGCAGTGGTGCACGACAAACTTCTTGCAACTGGCAATGTCGAAGAAGTCAACGTGTCCGGTGATCATGGCAAACACTAggtcgcgctgccgctccgacACGGACTTGCTGTCGAAGATCTGAAACTGCTCGGGTGCCTCGTACAGCTGGTCAAACTCGTTGTTGAAGCTGGAGACGGGAATGcgcgagacggcggcgccgacgacggggCCGGCAAGTGGGCCTCTGCCCGCCTCATCGCATCCGATCGTCACGGCTGTTTCCTtgatgctgcgccgcagtcGCACGCCGTGCCTCTTCatgtgcgccaccgccacatctctctctcgctcaaGCTTACGACGAGTCGCCGCAGAGATGCCACTGGTATCGGGAACCGGCAGCGTGCGGCCTAAGATGTTCGTCTGAGGCAGCAGACCGTCACGATAGAGCTGGTACCCGACCAGGTCCAGCGTGCCATCGAGTGTAGGCTCGCCCGTGTCCGTCTGGCGATGCCCCACCTCCACCTTCTGCAGCGCGTTCcatgtcggcggtggcctGAAAGGGGAATAGGCGAGTCGCTTCTGCCGAAGAACGCGACTGGGCCGGAGCAACCCACTGCCAAGGGCGGACGTACTACGTGCAAGAGGAACGAAGCGCCATGCGTGGAGCATGATAGGCAGTCACCTTTCGAGTGAGCTGCGGCCGCACGTAAGTGCGTGTGAGAGTATATGTGTGGTGTGTGAATCGTTGAAGCTGTGACTTCAACGAAAGGCGCTGCGAACGTCTGAAGCTCGTCCAAGCCAGCGCTGCACGGCGATGAAACTCCTTTTGTGGGCACgcggaaaagaagaaaaccACAACAGTGTGAAGGCGCGCCTTGAGCAGGCGAACGGTGCAGATGGAAAAAGACAGAAAAAAGCACAAGAGATGTACTCGGGTTGAGTGATGTCTATGAACGCATGAGTGTATGGGCAGGTGTGTCAAAAAGAGCTCTCGTGCGCTGAGAAGGTCTATCTCTATCTCTGGACCTGCGCGTGACcaggcgtgtgtgtatggaaGTGTGAGTGCGATGACAGGGGACGTCTTGAAGGCCACCGCtcaagaggaggggagggtaGTGCTCCTGTACGGCCTCGAGTGGTTGGTGTGTCGCTGCGTAGTTAAAGGGGTAGAAGCAGAGTAGGGAGGGGCGATGCGAGAGTCCGAGAGCGTATGTCGTATCCTCGATGTGGTGATTGCAGCTGTAATCGAAAGACAAACGAGAGGCAGGCGATGCAAGGCAAGggcagagggggggagggcggctgGCGGGAGCCGTGTTGGATGCTCCCCGTACCCGCTGGcaaaagaggggagaggcagaaaggGAAGCATGCGCCGAGGAGAGGCAGTGCCGAGGTCGGGATACGGAAGGACAGGACCATTGTTGTCTTTTAGAGCGGCATAGACTGCAAGATCGGCACGGGTGCTGAAGCATCCTCTgcagcccccccctccctgcggTAAACTCGAGATGCATTCTGTTCCATCTGAACGTGCAGACAGAGCAATGCGCACAAGCTCTCAAAGGACAAAAAATGTGGCACGCGTGTCAAAGGCGAGAGCGTGACCC comes from the Leishmania infantum JPCM5 genome chromosome 36 genome and includes:
- a CDS encoding conserved NUDIX hydrolase protein, with product MCCHTSPLRFSYPHTVLRSNRRRRHMIRATAAAARLPQSTQGWVPLMQRALDFPIESVTFPSHFYLLTVNKGTVSTVGFSPQKAPVQLTAPRQCAVLVLLSPAATENGFQDMCITLTKRTATMGSHKSEMSFPGGHVDADETLRNAAQRETLEEVGLPPSEYKIIGSLTPITMRALDARVTPFVAVATSPVQPYRASPAEVDSIHYLHMSTLLLRASTGHARVIKYRSFTSDRPCFFPCFFASPAQTVVSSAVCRSPKATGVADDCGFDPMLPEDFPGELVWGLTSFVTCELVARVAKAIMDAPEASSAAAVNALLTPSNVVARDPLADSPQ
- a CDS encoding putative dolicholphosphate-mannose synthase, whose protein sequence is MPSEHWSFFGLPPFFTEQHSPATLDRQCTLWSNLLLDHAIYHAQRTAGGDTNALLRFYTTQSDIFYNPAIDKRLSPEAAHTMLQSLVARHPNHAVIVSDGGPRDFSVLVCTTEDGFKGMEETLLRYILDHGEVQTTAMLSKKGTVMTFDELASGAALGYGQTRPAYLARFSSAAVPVADVGRLSEEQAIRTYLHAVNHRPVSAMRPFKVTLFNLDGTATQPYQGVKFGGE
- a CDS encoding putative proteasome beta 2 subunit; its protein translation is MAETAIAFRCQDYVMVAAAGLNAFYYIKITDAEDKITQLDTHQLIACTGENGPRVNFTEYVKCNLMLNRMRQHGRHSSCDSTANFMRNCLASAIRSREGAYQVNCLFAGYDMPVSEDDDGAVGPQLFYLDYLGTLQAVPYGCHGYGACFVTALLDCLWRPDLTQQEGLELMQKCCDEVKRRVVISNSYFFVKAVTKNGVEVITAVH
- the RNHii gene encoding putative ribonuclease HII, whose product is MLHAWRFVPLARSTSALGSGLLRPSRVLRQKRLAYSPFRPPPTWNALQKVEVGHRQTDTGEPTLDGTLDLVGYQLYRDGLLPQTNILGRTLPVPDTSGISAATRRKLERERDVAVAHMKRHGVRLRRSIKETAVTIGCDEAGRGPLAGPVVGAAVSRIPVSSFNNEFDQLYEAPEQFQIFDSKSVSERQRDLVFAMITGHVDFFDIASCKKFVVHHCAGDEATSLALSSKKFDSHVKLSKLPFKKLISMQTPYLITYHGYNSAGNYVYFWSIGIANHTYIDEYNIYNASMNTMHRSAQSIWHMLSDARFSHEAAPRPRSSSIAQYLFSRFCTAANHDNEKRYQVPHHLELLKGATEYFDFEPIQPPLVLIDGHAVPGPSYDYFTSVRIGGDVQPIIEGDKRSLSIAAASCLAKVTRDELMNYIDALYPGYGFRENKGYPVEQHMKYVAKNGLCPIHRKTYRPCRTVLEKGLQRK